AAGGCCGTGATGAGCATCCAGTAGAAGGGGAAGAGCGTTCCCACCACGAAGAGCGCGAGGGGGATGTAGAAGAAGACCCACTTGCGCCAGTGCGCTCCTTCGACCATCCCGGCCCCCGACCCGGCCTTCCGCCTCACGTGACCCGCCTGAGTCCGGCGTGATAGCCGTGTGGTGCGGGGCCAAGTAACGAGCATAGCGAGGACGCAGGGAGGAGGCCCGCCGAGGCGTATGCCGCATACGTTGAGTCGGGCCGACGACCGAGGACGAAGCTAGGCGAAGGTAACCCTGATCGGCAAGAAATGGGTGGGCCATGAGCCCTTCTTACCCTCTCCCTCCCACAGGAGGGAGAGGGAGCGGATAGAAGCGGAGATAATTGGCCCCGCACTAGGCGCCCTCGACGCGGCGGATATACCACAGCTGCGCCACGACGATGAAGAACAGGATGGGGAACATCGCGAGGGAGGCCGCGGCACCTTCGCCCAAGAGCCCGGTGGCGATCCCGATCTGATAGGCATAGGTGGCGAAGAGATGGGTCGAGTTGGCCGGGCCGCCGCCGGTCAGCACGTACACGAGCTGGAAGTCGGCGAACGTCTGGATGACCGAGAAGAGGGTCACCACCATCGTGACCGGCAGGAGGAGCGGCCAGGTGATCCGCCAGAAGCGGTGCCAGGCGTTGGCCCCGTCGATGGCCGCGGCCTCGTGCAGCTCCGGATTGACCGTCTGGAGCCCGGCCAGGAGCGTGATCGCGTAGAACGGCATGCCCCGCCAGACGTTCACGATGATGACGGACCCCAGGGCCAGGGTCGGATCGGTCAGCCAGCCGATTCGGGTCTGGATGACGCCGAGATGGTAGAGGCTCCAGTTGAGCACGCTGAAGGTGGGGTCGAACATCCACTTCCAGG
Above is a window of Candidatus Methylomirabilota bacterium DNA encoding:
- a CDS encoding sugar ABC transporter permease, which codes for MADGRLKPIAGGVGQAGEATAGLAALPRAAPRMGTVARLLEDERVLGVLLLVPTVVLLALFIAYPFVKGVWLSLTSATVGNPGVFVALGNFAKIWNDTIFQQAAYNTFVYTAIATVGKLVLGMWLALLLNRHFKGKRLVRASMLLPFIIPTVLSTFAWKWMFDPTFSVLNWSLYHLGVIQTRIGWLTDPTLALGSVIIVNVWRGMPFYAITLLAGLQTVNPELHEAAAIDGANAWHRFWRITWPLLLPVTMVVTLFSVIQTFADFQLVYVLTGGGPANSTHLFATYAYQIGIATGLLGEGAAASLAMFPILFFIVVAQLWYIRRVEGA
- a CDS encoding carbohydrate ABC transporter permease; the protein is MVEGAHWRKWVFFYIPLALFVVGTLFPFYWMLITA